In the genome of Puniceibacterium sp. IMCC21224, one region contains:
- a CDS encoding IS1182 family transposase: MLGRQKVHARLFYEFDLETHIPADHLLRGIDRFLDLDGLHDDMRDFYSHTGRPSIDPELMIRMLVVGYVMGLRSERRLCQEVHLNLAYRWFCRLGLEDKVPDHSTFSKLRHGKFRDSNIFRHIFERVVAQCISRGLVGGTGFAVDASLISADVQTQSSSRQDKWDAASIDPAEAPRAVREYLDTLDEEAFGAATPVKPKFTAHADPASQWTAARKGPAFFAYSDNYLIDTDYGIIMDVEATRSVRQAEVGSTFTMLDRTAKRFSLRPDWLVADTAYGSEESLVEIALKRQILPFIPVIDKGERTDGTLSRSDFTWDDENDRYICPEGQDLRHTRRNYSDPGRISTEMKPRRYRAAKAHCQACPLKEKCCPNSDTRSIQRGKYEVVRDFARSCTASAFNEIAQKRRKKVEMLFAHLKRILGLNRLRLRGPLGVKDEFTLAATAQNLRKLAKLCPITAPSAPVG, encoded by the coding sequence ATGCTTGGAAGGCAAAAGGTTCACGCCCGGTTGTTCTACGAGTTTGACCTTGAGACTCATATCCCGGCCGACCATCTTCTCCGGGGGATTGATCGCTTTCTGGATCTGGATGGTCTGCACGACGATATGCGCGACTTTTACAGTCACACCGGCCGACCTTCGATCGACCCCGAACTCATGATCAGGATGCTGGTTGTCGGCTATGTCATGGGGCTGCGGTCCGAGCGGCGCCTCTGCCAGGAGGTGCATCTCAACCTCGCCTACCGCTGGTTTTGCCGTTTGGGGCTCGAGGACAAGGTGCCGGATCATTCAACCTTCTCAAAGCTGAGACATGGCAAGTTCCGCGACAGCAACATCTTTCGCCATATCTTTGAACGGGTGGTCGCCCAGTGCATCTCCCGTGGCCTGGTCGGCGGCACTGGCTTCGCTGTCGATGCCAGTCTGATCAGCGCCGATGTCCAGACGCAGAGCTCCAGCCGTCAGGATAAGTGGGATGCGGCCTCCATCGATCCAGCAGAGGCCCCGAGAGCGGTGCGGGAATATCTCGATACGCTCGACGAAGAGGCTTTCGGAGCGGCGACGCCCGTAAAGCCAAAGTTCACGGCCCATGCCGATCCTGCCAGCCAGTGGACCGCAGCGCGCAAGGGACCTGCTTTCTTCGCTTATTCAGACAATTACCTGATCGATACGGACTACGGGATCATCATGGATGTAGAAGCGACCCGATCAGTGCGGCAGGCCGAGGTGGGTTCTACCTTCACGATGCTCGACCGCACAGCAAAGCGTTTTAGCCTACGCCCAGACTGGCTGGTCGCCGATACAGCCTATGGATCCGAAGAGAGCCTGGTTGAGATCGCCCTGAAACGGCAGATCCTGCCCTTCATCCCAGTCATCGATAAAGGCGAACGCACGGACGGAACTTTGTCGCGTTCGGACTTCACCTGGGATGATGAGAATGACCGCTACATCTGCCCCGAAGGCCAGGATCTGCGGCACACCCGGAGGAATTATTCCGATCCGGGGCGTATCTCGACTGAGATGAAACCGCGCAGGTATCGGGCGGCGAAGGCGCACTGTCAGGCCTGCCCTTTGAAGGAAAAATGCTGCCCCAACAGCGACACCCGCAGCATCCAGCGCGGGAAGTATGAGGTGGTGCGTGATTTTGCCCGCAGCTGCACGGCCTCCGCATTCAATGAGATCGCCCAGAAACGGCGCAAAAAAGTCGAGATGCTCTTCGCGCATCTGAAGCGCATCCTGGGCCTCAACCGTCTCAGGCTGAGGGGACCGTTGGGGGTGAAAGACGAGTTTACACTCGCCGCCACCGCCCA